In Leishmania infantum JPCM5 genome chromosome 33, a genomic segment contains:
- a CDS encoding putative protein kinase yields MHLLAGRYILVKQIGKGGFGAVEEYTDAITKDNVAIKTIPSRYVNQESRRLVREIDIMCFLHEAHPHVIGYFSIFATKGTAIPHHNDSNAFDDPLMSVAQTAENTAFELNVLGEHYAGLNEDERLRLHHEELMAFVAKLTKTDEFNVHIVMPLMKGDLFYFIRLLSSQSSVQRLGVTHHFLAQVAVVFAFQICFGLDYLHQCSIIHRDMKPDNVLVRLDITNPYMSTALIADMGLARDAQHSDTIYICTRYYRPPEVITSVSGGSPRIDIWSLGCIFYEMCTGQTLFTMRTALNERGEWDGAKASLQLEVVLNTIGTPAAEDIERYMPSGNAKLYLQRSAARPSQLRQLIEQNWILHTSDDEKEKWIDLITRCVAFFPEQRPTAQQLCQHQLFRNYNVFYGSNVKQYAPTPYTSSYCGSSDSTRAENKAAILALVQRALRKTMPPLNEESSDEESSSLNSSSGSASSGDNGSDDERATATQPTSINDYVSAARRCSTSLPRDSLQQPSGSHENEESGSVAEPFSALDSTSTSGAPAAPPPARQRQGYALQPFDNSTSKDYCNSFLDDDDEGDVERNRERARDTEDEECLPVFQQQRPSAFMAHYSPGSAFRHSLASLPDGPPAAAASATAAPAAQAQPEKRFAHSYSSEESGPVVEDTPPLGPSATFRDRITRRRSSAAQEEEDPKLESMMPSAFNLDNYRAGKALDVTMNEEPCIPESGSPQAMESMPADDVARLLAAYNMPLEGSNYHAMLSRAQSVPPSAMPSDPYHFISQCPIGGGVEAAMLPQQQSFHTAGSPSEANGEPRGGNDGQCGADSEVCSWAVAPPASTVPPGNGAAVEAGSDDQYDYLAGTDYYIGPTPSNVAQAAAARQPAEKHGSSPYSLKEADDMRPEQAQLRTLSHASPSPTYLPS; encoded by the coding sequence ATGCATCTGTTAGCCGGCCGTTACATTTTGGTGAAGCAGATCGGCAAGGGCGGCTTTGGCGCTGTGGAGGAGTATACGGACGCCATCACAAAGGATAATGTCGCCATCAAAACGATCCCTAGCCGGTACGTAAATCAAGAGAGCCGCCGGCTCGTGCGAGAGATCGATATTATGTGCTTCCTGCACGAGGCTCACCCGCATGTCATCGGATACTTCAGCATCTTTGCCACCAAAGGCACCGCCATACCGCACCACAACGACTCCAACGCGTTCGATGACCCGCTCATGAGCGTTGCACAGACGGCAGAGAACACAGCCTTTGAATTGAACGTGCTGGGCGAGCATTACGCAGGCCTGAACGAGGatgagcggctgcgcctgCATCACGAGGAGCTGATGGCGTTTGTGGCGAAGCTAACCAAAACAGACGAGTTCAACGTTCACATTGTCATGCCGCTCATGAAGGGGGACCTCTTCTACTTTATCCGACTGCTCTCGTCGCAGTCGAGTGTTCAGCGCCTAGGGGTGACGCATCACTTCTTAGCTCAGGTGGCCGTTGTGTTCGCCTTTCAGATATGCTTTGGCCTCGACTACCTGCACCAGTGCTCCATCATCCACCGCGACATGAAGCCAGACAACGTGCTGGTGCGCCTCGACATCACCAACCCGTACATGTCCACCGCGCTGATCGCAGACATGGGTCTCGCACGGGACGCCCAGCATAGCGACACCATCTACATCTGCACTCGGTATTACCGGCCACCAGAGGTCATCACCAGCGTGTCAGGCGGGTCGCCGCGGATCGACATCTGGTCCTTGGGCTGCATCTTTTACGAAATGTGCACCGGGCAGACGCTCTTCACCATGCGGACGGCGCTGAATGAGCGCGGCGAGTGGGACGGCGCCAAGGCGAGCCTGCAGCTCGAGGTAGTTCTCAACACCATTGGCACCCCCGCTGCCGAGGATATTGAGCGCTATATGCCTAGCGGAAACGCAAAGCTGTACTTGCAGCGCAGTGCCGCACGCCCGTCGCAGCTTCGACAGCTGATCGAGCAGAACTGGATTCTGCACACAAGCGATGACGAAAAGGAGAAGTGGATCGACCTCATCACTCGCTGCGTTGCCTTCTTCCCCGAGCAGCGGCCAACGGCCCAGCAGCTCTGCCAACACCAGTTGTTCCGCAACTACAATGTGTTCTACGGCTCCAATGTGAAGCAGTACGCGCCAACGCCGTACACGTCATCCTACTGCGGCTCTTCTGACAGCACCCGCGCGGAGAACAAGGCAGCCATTTTGGCTCTTGTGCAGCGCGCTCTGCGCAAAACGATGCCGCCACTGAACGAGGAGAGTAGCGACGAGGAGTCTAGCTCGctgaacagcagcagcggcagcgccagcagcggcgataACGGGAGCGACGACGAGAGAGCTACCGCGACACAGCCAACCTCCATCAACGACTACGTGTctgccgcccgccgctgctcgacctcgctgccgcgcgacaGCCTTCAGCAGCCCAGTGGCAGTCACGAGAACGAAGAGTCGGGCTCCGTAGCAGAGCCGTTCTCAGCCCTTGACTCAACAAGTACGAGTGGCGCAccagccgcaccaccgccagcgcggcagcgccagggTTACGCCTTGCAGCCGTTTGACAATAGCACCTCGAAAGACTACTGCAACTCTTTcctcgacgacgatgacgagggAGACGTTGAGCGCAACCGCGAGCGGGCACGTGACACCGAGGACGAAGAGTGCTTGCCGGTttttcagcagcagcgccccagTGCTTTCATGGCGCACTATAGTCCTGGCAGTGCCTTCCGCCATAGTCTTGCTTCGCTGCCAGACGGCCcccctgcggctgctgcatctgccactgcggcgccggctgcgcaggcgcagccggAAAAGCGCTTCGCGCACTCTTATAGCTCCGAGGAGAGTGGCCCAGTAGTGGAAGATACGCCGCCGCTGGGACCGAGCGCCACATTCCGCGACCGAATTACGCGGCGTCGGTCGAGCGCCGCCCAAGAGGAGGAAGATCCCAAGCTGGAGTCGATGATGCCGAGCGCGTTCAACCTGGACAACTACCGCGCCGGCAAAGCTCTTGACGTAACAATGAACGAGGAGCCATGCATCCCTGAAAGCGGATCGCCGCAGGCAATGGAGTCTATGCCCGCCGATGACGTCGCGCGACTGCTGGCGGCGTACAACATGCCCTTGGAGGGGAGCAACTACCACGCCATGCTAAGCCGTGCGCAGTCCGTGCCCCCCTCCGCCATGCCCAGCGATCCGTATCATTTCATTTCTCAGTGCCCCattggtggcggtgtggaggcggcgatgctaccgcagcagcagtcctTCCACACTGCTGGATCGCCGAGCGAGGCGAATGGCgagccgcgcggcggcaacgatGGGCAGTGTGGCGCGGACTCTGAAGTCTGCAGCtgggcagtggcgccgccggcgtcgacagTCCCACCTGGCAacggtgccgctgtggaGGCGGGCTCCGATGACCAGTACGACTACTTGGCCGGCACAGACTACTACATTGGCCCTACGCCGAGCAacgtggcgcaggcggcggccgctcgCCAGCCAGCGGAGAAGCATGGCAGCTCGCCATACTCCCTCAAGGAGGCGGATGACATGCGACCTGAgcaagcgcagctgcgcacgcttTCGCACGCGTCACCCTCGCCAACCTATCTGCCCAGC